One window of Camelina sativa cultivar DH55 chromosome 4, Cs, whole genome shotgun sequence genomic DNA carries:
- the LOC104781578 gene encoding ycf20-like protein: MGFAISVTLPNCGSKLLLKRSFRDKAPLSLAICWEFCSFCHCLHPAQPLLVRHQRRMSWTTIKSSVGGDRFDPASGSSSNSSSRGLRLIKAIQVLRTKLLVKIQEIKKDLPKKLFFLLVGFYSATAFSTFIGQTGDWDVLSAGLAVLVVEGIGALMYRASIPLINKMRSTITMFNYWKTGLALGLFLDSFKF, encoded by the exons ATGGGATTCGCCATCAGCGTCACATTACCTAACTGTGGAAGTAAGTTATTATTAAAGAGGAGTTTTAGAGACAAAGCACCTTTGTCTCTTGCCATTTGCTGGGAGTTTTGCTCTTTCTGTCATTGCCTTCATCCTGCACAGCCTCTGTTGGTCAGACATCAAAG GAGGATGTCATGGACAACCATCAAAAGCTCGGTTGGTGGGGACAGATTCGATCCAGCATCCGGTTCTTCAAGTAATAGTAGCTCCAGAGGTCTACGGCTAATCAAGGCCATACAAGTTCTCAGAACTAAGCTTCTGGTGAAAATTCAGGAGATAAAGAAAGATCTGCCCAAgaaactcttctttctcttggtGGGATTCTACTCTGCAACTGCTTTCTCTACATTTATAGGACAAACAGGAGACTGGGATGTTCTATCTGCTGGATTGGCTGTGCTTGTAGTTGAAGGCATTGGAGCTTTAATGTACAGAGCTTCTATTCCATTAATCAACAAGATGCGGAGCACAATCACCATGTTTAATTATTGGAAGACCGGACTCGCCCTCGGACTGTTCCTAGACTCATTCAA GTTTTAG
- the LOC104781577 gene encoding L-2-hydroxyglutarate dehydrogenase, mitochondrial-like, which translates to MKMLAYLGRRKWMRLSTPTWRFVRGVSGVAETVAKERVDAVVIGAGVVGLAVARELSLRGREVLILDAASSFGTVTSSRNSEVVHAGIYYPPNSLKAKFCVRGRELLYRYCSEYEIPHKKIGKLIVATGSSEIPKLDLLMHLGTLNGVSGLRMLEGFDAMRMEPQLRCVKALLSPESGILDTHSFMLSLVGEAENNHATFSYNTVVLNGRVEEKKMHLFVSETGMCEGEAQLELIPNLVVNSAGLGAQALAKRFQGLDHRFVPSSHYARGCYFTLSGTKSPPFNKLVYPIPEEGGLGVHVTLDLNGLVKFGPDVEWIECTDDQSSFLNKFDYRVKTHRAEKFYPEIRKYYPDLKDGSLEPGYSGIRPKLSGPKQPPTDFVIQGEETHGVPGLVNLFGIESPGLTSSLAIAEHIANKFSR; encoded by the exons ATGAAGATGCTTGCGTATCTGGGTAGGAGGAAATGGATGAGACTTTCAACACCAACCTGGAGATTCGTAAGAGGAGTAAGCGGTGTAGCTGAAACGGTAGCTAAAGAGAGAGTTGACGCCGTCGTGATCGGTGCTGGAGTCGTGGGTCTTGCGGTTGCGCGTGAGCTCAGTCTCCGCGGCAGAGAAGTGCTGATCCTCGACGCCGCCTCATCGTTTGGCACCGTCACGAGTTCCCGGAACAGCGAGGTCGTCCACGCCGGAATCTATTATCCACCAAACTCTCTAAAG GCCAAGTTTTGTGTAAGAGGGAGAGAACTGTTGTATAGGTACTGCTCAGAATATGAAATCCCTCATAAGAAGATTGGTAAGCTTATCGTTGCTACGGGATCCTCTGAGATACCAAAGTTGGATCTATTGATGCATCTTGGAACTCTGAATGGAGTCTCGGGTCTAAGGATGTTGGAAGGTTTTGATGCAATGAGAATGGAACCACAGCTTCGTTGTGTTAAAGCATTGCTATCTCCTGAGTCTGGGATTCTGGATACACATTCCTTCATGTTATCTCTAGTG GGAGAAGCAGAGAACAATCACGCAACTTTTTCCTACAACACGGTGGTTTTGAACGGTCGtgttgaagagaagaagatgcatttgtttgtttctgaaaCCGGAATGTGTGAGGGAGAAGCACAGCTTGAGCTGATCCCTAATCTCGTTGTTAATTCTGCGGGATTAGGTGCTCAAGCTTTGGCAAAGAGATTCCAGGGCTTGGATCATCGATTTGTTCCTTCGTCTCACTATGCTCGTGGATGCTACTTTACACTATCAGGCACAAAGTCTCCGCCTTTCAATAAACTTGTATATCCTATACCTGAGGAAGGAGGTCTCGGTGTCCATGTCACTCTAGATTTGAACGGACTTGTCAAGTTTGGACCTGATGTAGAATGGATTGAATGCACAGACGATCAATCAAGCTTCCTCAACAA ATTTGATTATCGTGTAAAGACACACCGAGCGGAGAAATTCTACCCTGAGATCAGAAAGTATTATCCGGATCTCAAAGATGGATCATTGGAACCTGGTTATTCAGGCATCCGTCCTAAGCTTTCTGGACCTAAACAGCCTCCCACAGATTTTGTTATACAg GGAGAGGAGACTCATGGAGTTCCTGGTCTTGTTAATCTCTTTGGCATCGAATCACCTGGTTTAACTTCAAGCTTGGCTATTGCAGAACATATAGCAAACAAGTTCTCGAGATGA
- the LOC104781579 gene encoding ABSCISIC ACID-INSENSITIVE 5-like protein 2, whose translation MDSQRGIVEEAKSQSLNRQGSLYSLTLDEVQNHLGSSGKALGSMNLDELLKSVCSVEANQPSSMALNGAATAQEGLSRQGSLTLPRDLSKKTVDEVWKDIQQNKNGGNGHERRDKQPTLGEMTLEDLLLKAGVVTETIPGSNHDGPGVPVGGGGSAGSGAGLGQNITQVGPWVQYHQLPSMPQPQTFMPYPVSDMQAMVSQSSLMGGLSDTQTPGRKRVASGEVVEKTVERRQKRMIKNRESAARSRARKQAYTHELEIKVSRLEEENERLRKQKEVERILPSAPPPDPKRQLRRTSSAPF comes from the exons ATGGATTCTCAAAGGGGTATTGTTGAAGAAGCTAAATCTCAGTCCTTGAATAGGCAAGGCTCTCTCTACAGCTTAACACTTGATGAAGTTCAAAACCACTTGGGGAGTTCTGGTAAAGCATTGGGAAGTATGAATCTGGATGAGTTGCTTAAGAGTGTCTGTTCTGTTGAAGCTAATCAGCCATCTTCCATGGCTTTGAATGGAGCGGCAACAGCTCAAGAGGGTCTTTCTCGGCAGGGGAGTTTGACTTTACCACGGGATCTTAGCAAAAAGACTGTTGATGAGGTCTGGAAAGACATTCAGCAGAACAAGAATGGAGGTAATGGTCATGAGAGGAGAGATAAGCAGCCTACGCTTGGTGAAATGACGCTTGAAGACTTGTTGTTGAAAGCTGGAGTTGTGACTGAGACGATCCCTGGTTCGAACCATGATGGTCCTGGTGTTCCTGTTGGCGGTGGTGGTAGTGCTGGTTCAGGTGCTGGTTTAGGGCAAAACATTACTCAAGTTGGCCCATGGGTTCAATATCATCAGCTCCCATCAATGCCACAGCCTCAAACATTTATGCCTTATCCGGTTTCAGATATGCAAGCAATGGTGTCGCAGTCTTCTTTGATGGGTGGTTTGTCAGATACACAAACTCCAGGaaggaagagggtagcttcagGAGAAGTTGTAGAGAAGACTGTAGAGAGGAGGCAGAAGAGAATGATAAAGAATAGAGAGTCTGCTGCTCGTTCCCGAGCTAGGAAGCAg GCTTACACTCATGAGCTAGAGATCAAAGTTTCAcggttagaagaagaaaacgaaagacTCAGGAAGCAAAAG GAGGTGGAGAGGATCCTGCCAAGTGCACCACCGCCTGATCCCAAGCGGCAGCTCCGACGAACAAGCTCAGCTCCTTTCTGa
- the LOC104781580 gene encoding UBP1-associated protein 2A-like, with product MSGMTKKRKLEDESSDAAEPSQKLKQTTEEEGEQQLVIKKEDNQAEVEEVEYEEVEEEHEEEVDDDDEDDDDEEDDGDKNNQMEVAATTSGSGNQNDDNDDEPIQDLLEPFSKEQLLSLLKEAADKHVGVANRIREVADEDPVHRKIFVHGLGWDTKTETLIEAFKQYGEIEDCKAVFDKVSGKSKGYGFILYKSRSGARNALKQPQKKIGSRMTACQLASKGPVFGGAPLAAAAAVSAPAQHSNSEHTQKKIYVSNVGAELDPHKLLAFFSKFGEIEEGPLGLDKFTGRPKGFCLFVYKSAESAKRALEEPHKTFEGSVLHCQKAIDGPKLGKQQQQHHHNPHSHNNPRYQRNDNNGYGTPGGHGHLMASNQAAMGGPAAQMLNPAIGQALTANLTALLASQAYNPAIGQAFLGSLGAATGVNPVNGAGMPTGYATQAMAPGTIPGYGTPTGLQGGYQTPQPGQGGTGRGQHSVGPYGGPYMGH from the coding sequence ATGTCCGGCatgacaaagaagagaaagcttgAAGATGAATCTAGCGATGCGGCTGAACCGTCTCAGAAGCTGAAGCAGACGACGGAGGAGGAGGGTGAGCAGCAGcttgtaattaaaaaagaagataatcaAGCTGAGGTCGAAGAAGTTGAATACGAGGAAGTAGAGGAAGAGCacgaagaagaagttgatgatgatgatgaggatgatgacgacgaagaagacgatgggGATAAGAATAATCAGATGGAGGTGGCGGCGACGACGTCTGGATCTGGGAATCAAAATGATGATAACGACGATGAGCCGATTCAAGATCTGTTGGAACCATTTTCGAAAGAACAGCTTTTGAGTCTTCTTAAAGAAGCGGCGGATAAGCATGTTGGTGTAGCGAATCGAATCAGGGAAGTAGCTGATGAGGATCCTGTTCATCGGAAGATCTTCGTTCACGGTCTTGGTTGGGATACCAAAACTGAGACGCTTATCGAAGCTTTTAAGCAGTACGGTGAGATTGAAGACTGCAAGGCTGTTTTCGATAAGGTCTCTGGCAAATCTAAAGGTTATGGCTTTATCCTCTACAAGTCTCGTTCAGGTGCTCGCAACGCACTTAAACAGCCTCAGAAGAAGATTGGTAGTCGTATGACGGCTTGTCAGTTGGCTTCTAAAGGACCTGTCTTTGGTGGAGCTCCTTTAGCTGCTGCTGCAGCTGTCTCAGCACCTGCTCAGCATTCGAACTCCGAGCACACGCAGAAGAAGATTTATGTTAGTAATGTTGGAGCGGAGCTTGATCCACATAAACTGCTTGCGTTTTTCTCGAAGTttggagagattgaagaaggtCCGTTGGGTCTTGATAAGTTTACTGGGAGACCTAAAGGTTTCTGCCTCTTTGTTTACAAGTCTGCTGAAAGCGCCAAGAGGGCTTTGGAGGAGCCACACAAGACTTTTGAAGGCAGCGTCTTGCATTGCCAGAAAGCAATCGATGGTCCCAAACTGGgaaagcagcagcagcagcatcacCATAACCCACACAGCCACAACAATCCTCGGTACCAAAGAAATGATAACAATGGTTACGGTACACCTGGAGGTCATGGACATCTTATGGCTAGTAACCAAGCTGCAATGGGTGGTCCAGCAGCGCAGATGCTAAACCCGGCCATTGGACAGGCCTTGACAGCAAACTTGACAGCTTTGCTGGCATCACAGGCTTATAATCCGGCTATTGGACAGGCCTTTTTGGGGTCCTTGGGGGCAGCTACAGGCGTAAACCCAGTAAATGGAGCTGGAATGCCAACTGGTTATGCTACTCAAGCTATGGCACCAGGGACAATTCCTGGGTACGGTACACCAACTGGTTTGCAAGGTGGCTATCAGACTCCGCAACCTGGTCAAGGCGGTACAGGCAGAGGGCAACATAGTGTCGGGCCATACGGTGGTCCTTACATGGGCCACTAG
- the LOC104781581 gene encoding uncharacterized protein LOC104781581, with amino-acid sequence MVELRSRTQLNSQLHYIRAIKGGSIKIVMNTDGRRKPKLRFRQLVDIYNLENSKVDELVPTVVRDLENISDITQGLFGAEVNKKADSEDFSMITLEKIRNRRDVETASNVQVKKEYLTQDEGCDIEEPLSSWDTKFSKKRKRIQERKAKCVSTASPSVEKVVDLPVFFHVKSEAWDDSYSVSEAMELNPADPLLDCSKESGSYTNTVLVEEIMLDSSRDMRLVPCCIAEANVSGMVAIEDPVTIKPVEEAFEDASDEFNDTRKAQCCLAFEDKQIVLYSSASEEEMELDVAQDSESENIGCVQSLISSYESSDCEEEVEEDEENNYLKPNVDMSVTGLEIVKIEAPEILAIDYPGSPIINFGVENAEIEWETEDISKDDFPEATVILQLTNYCNSLENLQVVPDENTIAIEEEYLPERSQQSLYSKHQDEAGDYKLSPLYKEPDEVQKVAETESIQQQQPHHQPEKLLSGRKALSPTSQAKLRKAMEHPDSPEKRSKKSIGKLFFSSQNSHRILKAQGLDNIDRVEIIPSSKQAIQKANNTTRQTKYQKTTQKFPRRVAQAAKAQPFSTGCTSIQGCSQKAIDFSQGQMRDFQCVAARLTKELKSMRKVTKRCLLGESNTSNISDCNLDEVRTLIGNAEKTEEGCKKWMSMIERDCKRFCKLMGMVKEESPATENIVQKKKKIRFADDAGGDLCQVKVFEIDLEYES; translated from the exons ATGGTTGAGTTAAGAAGTCGAACCCAATTGAACTCTCAATTGCATTATATCCGGGCTATTAAAGGAGGATCGATCAAAATAGTGATGAATACGGATGGAAGAAGGAAACCAAAGCTCAGGTTTAGGCAGCTGGTTGATATATACAATCTGGAAAACAGTAAAGTTGATGAGTTAGTTCCAACAGTAGTCAGGGATTTGGAGAATATTTCTGACATTACACAAGGTTTGTTTGGTGCTGAGGTGAATAAGAAAGCTGATTCTGAAGATTTTAGCATGATAACTCTGGAGAAGATTCGGAACAGGAGAGATGTTGAGACAGCGTCAAACGTTCAAGTTAAAAAAGAGTACTTGACTCAAGATGAAGGGTGTGATATTGAGGAGCCTCTTAGCAGTTGGGATACGAAATTctccaagaaaagaaagagaatacaGGAGCGGAAAGCAAAGTGTGTTTCTACTGCCTCTCCATCTGTGGAAAAAGTTGTTGATTTGCCTGTGTTCTTTCATGTGAAGTCTGAAGCTTGGGATGATAGCTATTCAGTTTCTGAAGCCATGGAGTTGAATCCTGCTGATCCTTTACTAGATTGTAGCAAAGAGTCAGGATCTTATACAAATACGGTGTTGGTGGAAGAGATAATGCTCGATTCGTCCAGGGACATGAGGCTGGTTCCATGTTGCATTGCAGAGGCGAATGTATCCGGAATGGTAGCCATTGAAGATCCCGTAACTATAAAGCCGGTGGAGGAAGCTTTTGAAGATGCATCAGACGAGTTTAACGATACTAGGAAAGCGCAATGCtgtcttgcttttgaggataaGCAAATTGTTTTGTACAGTAGTGCGTCTGAAGAGGAGATGGAACTGGATGTTGCACAAGATTCAGAATCTGAGAACATTGGTTGTGTCCAAAGCCTCATTTCTTCCTACGAAAGCTCGGATTgcgaagaagaagttgaagaggaTGAGGAGAACAATTATTTAAAGCCTAACGTAGACATGAGCGTAACTGGTTTGGAGATTGTGAAGATAGAAGCTCCAGAAATACTTGCTATTGATTACCCTGGTTCCCCCATCATTAATTTTGGTGTAGAAAATGCCGAGATTGAGTGGGAAACTGAAGACATTAGTAAGGATGATTTCCCTGAAGCAACTGTTATTCTCCAGCTGACCAACTATTGTAATTCATTGGAGAATTTGCAAGTGGTTCCTGATGAAAACACAATTGCAATAGAAGAAGAATATTTGCCAGAAAGATCACAACAATCTTTATACTCCAAGCATCAAGATGAAGCAGGAGACTACAAACTATCACCACTCTATAAGGAGCCTGACGAGGTTCAAAAAGTTGCTGAGACTGAGAGCATCCAGCAACAACAGCCACACCACCAACCAGAAAAACTACTCTCAGGGAGAAAG GCTTTATCTCCTACCTCTCAAGCAAAACTTCGCAAGGCAATGGAGCATCCCGATTCACCTGAGAAAAGGAGTAAAA AATCCATAGGGAAACTCTTTTTCAGTAGCCAAAACTCGCATAGGATCCTCAAGGCTCAAGGGCTGGATAACATCGACAGAGTGGAAATCATTCCAAGCTCAAAGCAGGCCATTCAAAAAGCAAATAATACTACTCGGCAAACGAAGTATCAAAAAACCACACAGAAGTTTCCACGTCGAGTTGCTCAAGCAGCAAAAGCACAACCTTTTAGCACTGGGTGCACTTCTATACAAGGATGCTCACAGAAAGCTATTGACTTCTCGCAAGGGCAAATGCGTGATTTCCAATGTGTTGCGGCTAGGCTCACAAAAGAGTTGAAATCGATGAGAAAAGTTACAAAGAGGTGTCTTTTAGGTGAAAGCAACACCTCCAACATTTCTGACTGTAACTTAGATGAG GTGAGAACATTGATTGGAAATGCAGAAAAAACTGAAGAGGGCTGCAAGAAATGGATGTCGATGATAGAGCGTGACTGTAAACGGTTTTGCAAACTCATG GGTATGGTCAAAGAAGAATCTCCAGCTACTGAAAACATTgttcagaagaaaaagaagataagattTGCAGATGATGCAGGGGGAGATCTTTGCCAAGTCAAGGTTTTTGAGATTGATTTGGAATATGAATCATGA
- the LOC104781583 gene encoding calmodulin-binding protein 25-like, with product MASSEGLASVEPWSFRQSFNIDPWLISDSFSHDSDIIAKALHRSISTSTDSPLSPSSFFDSSPTAVVVSDLSPPQTLSNVSFGSDPELAGAGGGGGGKRKRGPGVSGGKQTKRRSRVSSKKSQTTFITADAANFRQMVQQVTGAKFIGGSPNGIFAPLVKPEPHRLSSRLPPSCGSFDRSSSAVPTLDTSSFLSNHHQENIVTDLGSVSAQIGSFHPQSSAATTTTPPGNVSGGSAVELDSYPSFPTLESWTVM from the coding sequence ATGGCGTCGTCGGAGGGATTAGCGAGCGTTGAACCGTGGTCATTCCGTCAAAGCTTCAACATAGATCCATGGCTAATCTCTGATTCCTTCTCTCACGATAGTGATATAATCGCTAAAGCTCTTCACAGATCCATCTCCACTTCAACCGACTCacctctttctccttcttctttcttcgattCTTCTCCAACTGCCGTTGTTGTCTCCGATCTTTCTCCTCCTCAGACTCTCTCTAACGTCTCTTTCGGCTCAGATCCGGAACTCGCCGGcgccggtggtggtggtggagggaAACGGAAACGTGGTCCTGGTGTTTCCGGTGGTAAACAGACGAAACGCCGATCTCGAGTTTCGTCGAAGAAATCTCAGACCACTTTTATAACGGCGGACGCGGCTAATTTCCGGCAGATGGTTCAGCAAGTCACCGGAGCTAAGTTCATCGGTGGTTCTCCTAACGGCATTTTCGCTCCTCTTGTGAAGCCGGAGCCGCATAGGCTCTCTAGTAGACTGCCACCGTCGTGCGGGAGCTTCGATCGGTCTTCTTCAGCTGTTCCGACACTTGATACGTCGTCGTTTTTGTCTAACCATCACCAAGAGAACATCGTTACAGATTTGGGTTCTGTATCAGCTCAGATCGGCTCGTTTCATCCTCAGTCAAGTGCCGCGACGACGACGACGCCGCCGGGGAACGTCAGTGGTGGGTCCGCCGTGGAATTAGATAGTTACCCGAGCTTCCCAACTCTTGAATCGTGGACAGttatgtaa
- the LOC104781585 gene encoding heavy metal-associated isoprenylated plant protein 21-like has translation MLDWIHGNSRLPISLSVVELLVDMDCQGCERKVRRAISKLDGVDTVEIDVDRQKVMVTGYVDREDVLKMVKRTGRTAEFWPFPYNGYYGDYYTYPSQHLEQSDQKIYHQPENTISYSGKYDCYDNYSSINGYYPRPSQKAQPTIDENALHLFSDDNVHACSVM, from the exons ATGCTTGATTGGATACATGGAAACTCTCGGTTACCAATCTCCCTATCT GTTGTGGAGCTTTTGGTAGATATGGATTGCCAAGGATGTGAAAGGAAGGTCCGAAGAGCCATTTCTAAACTCGATG GAGTGGACACGGTAGAGATAGACGTGGATCGACAAAAAGTGATGGTCACGGGATACGTCGATCGGGAAGATGTTCTCAAGATGGTGAAACGAACAGGACGAACAGCTGAGTTCTGGCCTTTTCCTTACAATGGATATTACGGTGATTATTATACATATCCTTCTCAGCATTTGGAACAATCGGATCAGAAGATATATCATCAGCCAGAGAATACGATTTCGTATAGTGGAAAGTATGATTGCTATGACAACTATTCTTCTATCAACGGTTATTATCCTCGTCCATCCCAAAAAGCTCAACCTACTATTGATGAAAATGCTCTTCATCTTTTTAGCGATGATAATGTACATGCTTGTAGTGTCATgtga